The sequence below is a genomic window from Bradyrhizobium septentrionale.
CCGAGAACCGCGGCGTCGACCGCGTGATCGACGTCGATTTCGGCGGCAACCTCGCGACCACGCTGAAGATCATGGCGATGAACTCGACGATCGCGGTCTACGCCACCAACGGCAACCGCACGCCGACGCTGCCGGTGCGCGAATTGATGGAGAAATGCGTCACGGTGCGCTCGCTGGTGCTGTTCGCACTGCCGCGGCCACTGCTCGCGGCCGCGCAGGCCGATATCACGAAGTGGCTGGAGTCGGGCACCCGGGTGCACAACATCGCCGGCCAGTTCGCGTTGGCGGAGACCGCCGACGCCCATCTCGCCGTCGAGAAGGGCGACAAGGTCGGCACCGTGATCGTCGACTGCGCGCGGTGATAGGCACGCTCTCTTCCCCCTCTCCCCGTTCTTACGGGGAGAGGGTTGGGGTGAGGGGCTTCCACCGCAAAGACGGTGAAGATGGAGTCTACACAAGCTCCCCCTCACCCGGATCGCATTCCGCTTCGCTGCATGCGATCCGACCTCTCCCCGCAAGCGGGGCGAGGTAAAGTGAGCAACGCGAACGAGAGAAACAAAAAACCGGGACACGCCGCATGCAATGGACGATCGGCAAGGTCAAGATCACAAAAGTCGTCGAGCTCGAGACCGTCGGCAGCACGCGCTTCATCCTGCCGCTGGCCGGCCGGGAGGAGATCCAGAGCCTGCCCTGGCTGATCCCGCATTTCGCCAACGAGGAGGGCCGGCTGAAAATGTCGATCCATTCGCTGCTGGTGGAAACGCCGGAGCACCGAATCATCGTCGATACCGGGCTCGGCAACGACAAGCAGGGCCGCAATGTACCGACCTGGAACAACCGCAGCGATCCGTTCCTGGAGAAGCTGACCGCGGCCGGATTTTCCCCTGACAGCATCGATACCGTGCTGTGCACGCATCTGCACGTCGACCATGTCGGCTGGAACACGAAGCTCGTCGACGGCAAATGGGTGCCGACCTTCGCCAAGGCGCGTTACGTGTTCGGCAAGACCGAATACGACTACTGGCGCGACCATAGCGACGATCCCGCCCACGCCGTCGTGTTCGCGGACTCCGTGAAACCAATCGCGGATGCCGGCAAGGCCGAGCTGGTGCCGAGCGACCACCGGCTGACCGAGGAGATCACGCTGATCCCGACGCCGGGTCACAGCCCCGGCCACATGAGCATCCATATCAAATCCGGCGGCGAGCAAGCGCTGCTGACCGGCGATGCCGCGCATCATCCCTGCCAGATGTATCACCTCGACTGGTCTGCGACCGTGGATTCCGATCCGAAGCAGTCGGCCGCGACGCGGCGCGACTTGTTCTCGCGCTTTGCCGATACGCCGACGCTGGTGATCGGCGGGCATTTCAGTGCCGGCCACATCCAGCGCGACGGCGACGCGTTCCGCTTCATCGCGCTGGGGTGATCGGCCCGAACTGGCCTTGAAATAAGGCTTGGCTGCAATGCACCGCGCTCATGGCGGTTGAATTTCCCGGCGCGCTGTTCCATGAAGCGTGTCGAGGTATACCAGTAACAATCCTCAGGACATCGTAGGGAGTGATCAACATGAAGCTTGTTCGTTATGGCGAAAAGGGTGCGGAAAAGCCCGGTCTGATCGACAAATCCGGCCAGCTGCGCGACCTCTCGGCCCAACTCAAGGACCTCACCGGCGACGCCTACGCGCCGGACTCACTGAAGAAGCTTGCTGGCCTCGATCCCGCCTCCCTGCCCGCCGTCTCTGGCAAGCCGCGCTTCGGTGCCCCGGTCACCGGCATCTCCAAATTCGTCGCGATCGGCCTGAACTATTCCGACCACGCCAAGGAAACCGGCGCGGCGATCCCGACCGAACCGATCATCTTCATGAAGGCGAACACCTCCCTGAGCGGCCCGAACGACGCGGTCGAAAAGCCGCGCGGCTCGACCAAGCTCGACTGGGAAGTCGAGATCGCCGCGATCATCGGCACCCGCGCCAAATATGTCTCGGAAGCCGACGCGCTGAACCACGTCGCCGGCTATTGTGTCTGCAACGACGTCTCCGAGCGCAACTTCCAGACCGAGCGGCTCGGACAGTGGACCAAGGGCAAGTCGCACGACACGTTCGGCCCGGTCGGCCCCTGGCTCGTCACCAAGGACGAGATCAAGGACGTGCAAGACCTGTCGATGTGGCTCGACGTCAACGGCCAGCGCCGCCAGACCGGCTCGACCAAGACCATGATCTTCTCGATGGCGAAGTGCATCGCCTACGTCTCGCAGTTCATGACGCTGCTGCCCGGTGACATCATCACCACCGGCACCCCGCCCGGTGTCGGCCTCGGCATGAAGCCGCCAACCTTCCTCAACGTCGGCGACGTCGTGACGCTCGGCATCGAAGGTCTCGGCGAGCAGCGCCAGGAAATCGTCGCGGCGTAATTTGCGGGATCGTCATCCTGAGGAGCGCGCAACGCGCGCGTCTCCAAGGATGAGCCAAGGACGCCGTCACCCAAGCGCTCGAAGGGTGACGGAAGCGCATCGATCACTCCCCATCCTTCGAGACGCGCGCCCAAGGGCGCGCTCCTCAGGATGACGACTGTGTGTTCGGAAAGAGGT
It includes:
- a CDS encoding MBL fold metallo-hydrolase; its protein translation is MQWTIGKVKITKVVELETVGSTRFILPLAGREEIQSLPWLIPHFANEEGRLKMSIHSLLVETPEHRIIVDTGLGNDKQGRNVPTWNNRSDPFLEKLTAAGFSPDSIDTVLCTHLHVDHVGWNTKLVDGKWVPTFAKARYVFGKTEYDYWRDHSDDPAHAVVFADSVKPIADAGKAELVPSDHRLTEEITLIPTPGHSPGHMSIHIKSGGEQALLTGDAAHHPCQMYHLDWSATVDSDPKQSAATRRDLFSRFADTPTLVIGGHFSAGHIQRDGDAFRFIALG
- a CDS encoding fumarylacetoacetate hydrolase family protein, whose translation is MKLVRYGEKGAEKPGLIDKSGQLRDLSAQLKDLTGDAYAPDSLKKLAGLDPASLPAVSGKPRFGAPVTGISKFVAIGLNYSDHAKETGAAIPTEPIIFMKANTSLSGPNDAVEKPRGSTKLDWEVEIAAIIGTRAKYVSEADALNHVAGYCVCNDVSERNFQTERLGQWTKGKSHDTFGPVGPWLVTKDEIKDVQDLSMWLDVNGQRRQTGSTKTMIFSMAKCIAYVSQFMTLLPGDIITTGTPPGVGLGMKPPTFLNVGDVVTLGIEGLGEQRQEIVAA